The stretch of DNA CGAGCGGAACGGCGAGCAGCAGCGAGCCCTGCAGGACGGTGTCGGCGATCATTCCGGCTCAGCGTCCTCGGCGACGACCTGCTCCACCAGCTCGGTGAGCTGGTCGTAATCGGTCTCGCCGATGACCCGCGCGGCGATGGCGCCGTCCCGGTCGATCACCAGCGTGGAGGGGATGGCCTGGGGCGGGACGGTGTCCCGGAACGCCTGGGCGACCTCGCCCGGCTGGTCGTAGAGGCTGGGGTAGCCGACCTTCTGCTTCTTCTCGAAGGCGCGGGCGGCGGTCTCGTCGTCCTTGATGTTGACGCCGAGGAAGCTGACCCCCTGGTCCTCGAAATCGCCGTGCACCTCGTTCAGCACCGGCGTCTCCGACCGGCACGGGCCGCACCAGCTGGCCCAGAAGTTGAGCACCAGGACGTCGCCGCGGTAGTCGGAGAGGGAGACGTCCTCGCCGTCCAGCGTCTTCCCGGACTGGTCGGGGGCCTGGGTCCGGTCGGCCGCGTCGAAGACGGTGCTGGAGCCGTCCCCGGAGATGTAGCGGTCGTCGGAGCCGGCGTTCTCGGTCTGCGCGGGGTCGGCGGCGCATCCCCCGAGCGCCGCTGCCGCGGTCAGCGCGGCCGCCACTGCGGCGAACCGCCCGGCGCGACGGCGCACACCGGATCTGGGAGAGGGCATCTGAACCTCGAAACGCACAGGTGAGGTGGGCACTATGTCAACGACGACAAAGTGTAGTAGATGCCCTCGCGTTCCCTTCCTCGGCCCGCGCGAAGACCCACCCGAGGGCGGTGAGCGGGGGAGGCACCGCCCCTCGGATGAACCGGTGGGGCCCGCCGGCCGCTAGCCGGCCTCGACGAACGCCTCTCGGAGATAGTCGTGCACAGCGCGCTCGGGCACCCGGTACGAGCGTCCGACCCGGATGGCGGGAAGCACACCCGAGTGGACCATCCGGTACACGGTCATCTTGGAGACGCGCATGATCGTGGCGACCTCGGCCACGGTCAGGAACCTGACCTCTTCCAGTGGAGCCTTACTCCCGTTCATGTTCGGAACGCCCTCGCTTCCGGACGTGCGCGTAGATTCCCTAGCCTCTTACCCACCGGGGCGGCGACCGGACGGCGCGGGACCCCGCCCCGTTCCGCTCGGCCCCATCACCGCCCCGGATGTCGTTGAAGTAACTGCTGACACGTCCGTTTTCAGGGTAGATCCGGGGTCACGGCATTGAAAGCCCGGTTTTGCTATCCCTGCAGCTACACGAGGGGGACGGGTCCCGTGAGGTTTACGGGGTGGGTATAAAAAGGCGCCCCGGTCACCCTGCGTCGCCGCCGACCGGGGCGAGCCCGGCGCGGGCCAGCACGTACTCCGACAGCGGCCGGTAGTCCTCGGTGGTGTAACCGTCGTCCAGCGGCACGGTGGCGTGCAGCTTTCCTTCGTCCTCGGCGAGGAAGAGCGCCGGATCGTTGCAGTCGGCGAACCCGACCACGGACAGGCCCGCCTCCCCGGCGGCCCCGGCGAAGCCGTGGTCGGCGATGACCAGCTGCGGCCACGGCTCGCCGCGCCGCTCCAGGTCCGCCAGCGCGGCCTCCATCGCGAACGGGTGGTGGCTGTGCTGCGGCCCGCGGGCGTCGTCGACGACCATCCCGACCCCGTCGTCCCAGACCAGCGTCCGGCGGCCCTGCGAGGAGCCGGACTCCACCTGGTAGGTGTGGCCGGCGGCGCCGGTGACCACGGTGCACCCGGCCCGCTCCAGCGCCTCCTTCCAGGTGCGGTAGGTGGCGTGCAGGTTGACCGGGTGGCCGGTGGCGAGCATGATCCGCTCGGAGTCGCGGGCGGCGCGCGCCATCCGGTCGGCCAGCGCCTCCAGCGCGTCCGCGGTGCGGTCCGGGTCGATGGTGTCCACCCCGGAGGTGTGCTCGGGGTCGGCGACCACGCCGCAGCGCTTCGCCATCAGCGCCAGCACCTCGGGGTAGGTCCAGTCGCGGGCGAAGGTGAGGCCGAACCGGTGGTAGGGGTCGCCCTCGACGAGCCGGCGGTAGTGCCGGAGGTTGCCCTGGCGGGGCGTGTTCACGTGTCCGGCGATCCCGGTGCGCACCAGGTGCGCGATCAGCTCGCTCCGTGAAGGCGGCGTCACCCGTGCTCCCCCCTTCCCGGCCTCTGCGGCCGCTCGTGCGCTTTCCTCGTCCCTGCCCCCGATTCCGGGCCGGATAACCGGTCGGGCGCCCGGTTCGCGGTCACAGACTGGGATCGATGCCCTGGCTGGGGAAGACCGCGCGCCGGGTCGCCTGGATCGCCTGGTCCACCGGGTCGGCCGGGTCGAACCCGGCCTCGAACGGGGTGAACTCGGCGGTGCGCCCGTCGGTCATGTACAGCGGCGGGACGTCGTCGGTGCGCTCCCGGACGAAGCGCCGCCACTCGTCGGGGGTGGCCGACTCCGGGTCGAGCCCGGCGCCGCACGCCTCGGCCAGCAGGTGCGTCCAGGCCCGCGGGACGACCTGCACCAGCTCGTACCCGCCGCCGCCGAGCAGCACCCAGCGGCCGCCCGCGGTCTCCTGGGCCAGCCGGTGCAGCTCGGAGTAGACCCGGCGCTGCCCGTCCAGGCTGAGCATCAGGTGGGCCAGCGGGTCGAGCGCGTGCGCGTCCGCGCCGTGCTGGGTGACCAGCACCTCCGGCTGGAACTCGCGGAGCAGCGGCGGGACGATCGCGTCGAAGGCGCGCAGCCACCGGGCGTCGTCGGTGCCGGCCGGCAGCGCGACGTTGACCGAGTACCCCTCGGCGCCGGGCCCGCCGGTCTCGGCCGGGCGGCCGGTCCCGGGGAACAGGGTGAGCGGCGACTCGTGCAGGCTGATCGTCATCACCCGCGGGTCGTCGTAGAACATCGCCTGCACGCCGTCGCCGTGGTGCACGTCCACGTCGACGTAGGCGACCCGCTTGGCGCCCTGCTCCAGCAGCCAGGCGATGGCCAGCGAGGCGTCGTTGTAGACGCAGAACCCCCAGGCGTGGCCGGGCATGGCGTGGTGCAGCCCGCCGGCGATGTTCACCGCGTGCGGGGTGGCGCCGCTCCACACCGCGCGGGCCGCGGCCACCGACGCACCGGAGACCAGCGCGGCCGCGTCGTGCATGTTCGCGAAGACGGGGTTGTCCGGGGTGCCGAGGTAGTGCGCCTCGTCGGGTTCGAGGGTCCGCCCGGCCCGCTTGACCGCCTCGATGTAGGCCGGCTCGTGGATCAGCTTGAGCAGCTCGTCGGAGGCCGGCTCGACCGGGGTGAACGCGACCCCGGGAGC from Nocardiopsis composta encodes:
- a CDS encoding TlpA family protein disulfide reductase produces the protein MPSPRSGVRRRAGRFAAVAAALTAAAALGGCAADPAQTENAGSDDRYISGDGSSTVFDAADRTQAPDQSGKTLDGEDVSLSDYRGDVLVLNFWASWCGPCRSETPVLNEVHGDFEDQGVSFLGVNIKDDETAARAFEKKQKVGYPSLYDQPGEVAQAFRDTVPPQAIPSTLVIDRDGAIAARVIGETDYDQLTELVEQVVAEDAEPE
- a CDS encoding helix-turn-helix domain-containing protein, whose amino-acid sequence is MNGSKAPLEEVRFLTVAEVATIMRVSKMTVYRMVHSGVLPAIRVGRSYRVPERAVHDYLREAFVEAG
- a CDS encoding phosphatase translates to MTPPSRSELIAHLVRTGIAGHVNTPRQGNLRHYRRLVEGDPYHRFGLTFARDWTYPEVLALMAKRCGVVADPEHTSGVDTIDPDRTADALEALADRMARAARDSERIMLATGHPVNLHATYRTWKEALERAGCTVVTGAAGHTYQVESGSSQGRRTLVWDDGVGMVVDDARGPQHSHHPFAMEAALADLERRGEPWPQLVIADHGFAGAAGEAGLSVVGFADCNDPALFLAEDEGKLHATVPLDDGYTTEDYRPLSEYVLARAGLAPVGGDAG
- a CDS encoding acetoin utilization protein AcuC, producing MACSLHVAWDDGLTAYDFGPEHPLNPVRVELTMALARGLGVLDAPGVAFTPVEPASDELLKLIHEPAYIEAVKRAGRTLEPDEAHYLGTPDNPVFANMHDAAALVSGASVAAARAVWSGATPHAVNIAGGLHHAMPGHAWGFCVYNDASLAIAWLLEQGAKRVAYVDVDVHHGDGVQAMFYDDPRVMTISLHESPLTLFPGTGRPAETGGPGAEGYSVNVALPAGTDDARWLRAFDAIVPPLLREFQPEVLVTQHGADAHALDPLAHLMLSLDGQRRVYSELHRLAQETAGGRWVLLGGGGYELVQVVPRAWTHLLAEACGAGLDPESATPDEWRRFVRERTDDVPPLYMTDGRTAEFTPFEAGFDPADPVDQAIQATRRAVFPSQGIDPSL